The sequence below is a genomic window from Palaeococcus ferrophilus DSM 13482.
AAATCCTGCAGGAGTTGAGCGACGCAGGGGCGTTGCAATAAGACTCTAAGAGAATTGAAAGCGTCGAGGGATTTCTTAAACGCCCGGCGTAGGGCCGGTTGCAATAAGACTCTAAGAGAATTGAAAGCGGGGAAAATCCCGCGCGGGTCCTCCATGTCGTCCAGGTTGCAATAAGACTCTAAGAGAATTGAAAGTCTTTTACGCTTGGGTGCAGAACTCTCCAGCGGCCCAGTTGCAATAAGACTCTAAGAGAATTGAAAGTCATTGACAACAATAGCTTCTGAACTTCTCCCCAGTCGTCGGTTGCAATAAGACTCTAAGAGAATTGAAGCTGGGGGAGGTTTCTGGGGTTTTTCTGGCATCTTTCTGAGCCCCCTAAGTTACCCCCTTCTTCAGCATCCCGCTAATCCTCGGCTTAAGAGTGAGTTTTCACTGGTTTTGAGGGAGTTGATAGGGCTTACATGGAATTCAGAGCCTCGGGGAGGAGTGCAGGCCCCGGCAACTAAACTGGGTTTACCGCAAAAACAAAACCCTTCAATGGGCTCTTTTCAGCCAATCGGGCACTCTCAAGTGGTTTTGCATGTACAAAAATGCACTACACCTCTTCCGCTTTTACAACTATCGAGAGTAGATGGGTGCACCGACGAGTTGCCGATAGGGTGGGGAGAAAAAAGGCGGGCTCAGCCCGCTATCTCCTGAATCTTCTTTCTAACCAGGGTGTTCACGAGCTTTCCGTCCGCCCTTCCGCGGAGCTTCGCCATGGCGCGACCCATTATCATTCCCATCGCGCCCATGCCCTTGGTCTTTATGACCTCGATGTTGGCTTTGATGACCTCGTCGATGATCCGCTCCACCTCTTCCTCGCTGAGGAGCGTCAGTCCCTTCTCCTCGGCGACCTGGGCGGCGGTTTTGGTCGGGTTCACCGCGAGCTCCTTGAATATCTCCTCGAAGGCCTCCTTCGCTATCTTCCCGCCGAGGTAGAGCTCAAAGGCCTCCCTTATGTGCTCCTCCGTTATGTTCTCTATCGGAACCTCCTTCTTGAGGCCCTTGAGAACGACCACGAGTATTGAGGCCACGAGCGAGGGCTTGAGGCCCTTCCCAACCAGCTCCTCGAAGAGTTCATCGCGCTCGTCGTTCACCAGCGTCTCTGCTAGGCTTCTGTCTATCTTGTACTCTTTAACGAACCTCTCGACCCTTTCCTGCGGGAGCTCGGGCAGGTTCTCGAGGATGTTTCTCTTGAACTCCTCGGTTATTTCTATTGAAGGAACGTCCGTCTCGGGGTACATCCTCGCCTTGCCCGGGAGCGGGCGCATGTACTCGGTGTTGCCGTCCGGCAGGGCCCTCCTCGTCTCCTCGGGAACGCCTTCGATGGCCTCTCTGGCCCTCTTAATGACCTCGCGGAGCGCGTTCTTCGCGGTCTCTTCCTCCGCCGCTACGAGGACGAAGGCGTCCTCCTCGCCAAGGCCGAGCCTCTCGATAACCGCATTAACCTCTAATTCTGTAATTCCATAGTTCGGTAATTCATCAATGTGGAATATTCCGCGCACGTACTTCTTTGCCCTGTTCGCCATCTCCGTTCCGAGCCTTCTTCCCGGCTGGATTTCCTTCCCTATCAGCCCGCGGAACTTGGGAAGCTTTACCGCCAGGACCTTTCCGCCGTTCTTGATGGCCTTCGCTATTATCTTCGAGCCTGTGTTCCCGAAGATATCCGTCACGTCGTGGAACTCCTCCTTGAGCTCCTCCGGCTTAGCTCCCCTCTTCCTCAGCTCGTCCCTTATCTTAAGAAGGTGGAGCTGCCTCTCGACTTCCCTCTCGATGATGAGAGGTATCATGTCGAGCTCCTGGACGCCCTTTATCTCGACCCTCGCCCCACCCCTGATGGAGACGTTGAGATCCTGCCTGATTGTCCCCAGACCGCGCTTGACCTTTCTGGTGGCCCTCAAAGCGTCGCCTATGAACTTGGCCACGACCTTCGCCTGCTCCGGGTGGTGGATGTCCGGTGTGGTTGCTATCTCAACCAGGGGGACACCAAGGCGGTCGAGGCGGTAGATTACTTTCTTCTCGCCCCTTTCCACAATCCTGCACGCGTCCTCCTCAAGGCAGACCGTCGGGATTCCAACACTGCCCCAGGGAGTGTCAACCTTCCCTTCCATGCCCACTATGGCCGTCCTCTGGAAGCCGGAGACGTTGGAGCCGTCTATGACGATTTTGCGCATGAAGTGAACCTCGTCAACCGGAACCGCGTTGAGGAGGTAGACTATCTGGAGGGTAACCTTAAGGGCCTCTTCGTCCGGTCCCCTCGGCGGCTCCTCGTCCATGTAGACAAGATCGGTTAGCTCGTAGTTCCCCTCGTAAACGTAGAACTTCCCCTTCTTGAACTCCTCGAGGGCCGCTGGATCAATCTCTCCCAACTCGCTCATGGTGGGCCTCAATCTTCTTTCAAAGGTGAAGTCAACTTCCTCGCTGAACTCGCTCGGCACGGGTGAGAACAGCTTCTTCGTGTCGAGCTGCCTGTGAATCTCAAGGCCGACCTTGAGGCCGAGTTCCTCGTAGTTGAACTTATCTGTCATCTCAACACCTCCAGGTTAGTTCTCAAAAAGTCATCATGAGGCTCTGCCTCCCAGTCGTAGTCGCTCTTCTTCAGGATTCCGGAGTACTTCCTCAGGATTGGGCCGGCTTTTCTCACCATCACCTCAACCTCAATGCCCTCGGGCAGTTCCACCTTCTCAAGGGGCTTGAACACCCCGTTTCTGTAGATGGCCTTAATACCCACCATCATCACCTCAGGTAAGTGTCAAACCTCGTGTAGGGCGTTATCTCGCCGGCGTAGTTGGTGAGCATCATCTTTCTGACCTCTTCGGGGTCGTCGGTGTGGCCGAGAACCCACATGAGCTTCACGTATGCCGTCTCTGGGAGCATGTCCTCGCAGGGTATAACGCCCGCCTTGAGGAGCTTCCTTCCGGTCGAGTAGACGTTGAGGTTAACCCTTCCGTAGAGGCACTGGCTCGTCATGCAGACGGTCACGCCCTCCTGGGTGGCGCGTTCTATGGCTGGAATAACGTCGTTGGGAGTGTGACCGAGGCCGGTTCCCTCGATGACGAGGCCCTTGTAACCTTTATCAACGAAGAAGTCCACGAGCTCGGCGCTCATTCCGGGGACGACCTTGAGAAGTCCTACCTTCTCCTCCATCTTGCCGTCAACCCAGACCTCGCCGTCGCTCCTCTTTTTGTAGTCCTTTCTAAGGAACTCTATCTCGCCGTTGGGCCATATCTTTGCTATGGGCACGTCGTTTATGCTCCTGAAGGCGTCCCTCCTTGAGGTGTGCATCTTCCTCGCCTTCGTTCCGCGGTGCGCTAAACAGTAGGTGTCGCTCGTCTCGCCGTGCATGACTATCGCCACCTCTCCGAAGTCGGCGGTGGCCATCCTTACGGAGCATATGAGGTTTATGGCTGAGTCGCTGCTCGGCCTGTCGGAGCTCCTCTGGGAGCCGACTAGTATCACGGGCTTTGTTAGGTTCCTAAGCATGAAGCTTAGGGCGGCGGATGTGTAGGCGAGCGTGTCCGTTCCGTGGGCTATCACAACGCCGTCCTCGCCGGAGTTGAGCGCGCTCGCCACTTCGTGAGCTATCCTTCTCCAGTACTCGGGCCTCATGTCCTCGCTCATGATGTTCATGAGCAGTTTGGGCGTGATGTTGGCTATCTCAAAGATCTCCGGGACGGCTCTAGCCAGTTCCTCCGCGGTGAAGGCAGCGTGGACGGCTCCAGTCTTGTAGTCTATCTTGCTCGCTATCGTTCCGCCGGTGCCGATGATGGTTACTCCAGGAAGGCCCTCCTTCCTTGGAAGGACCTCCTTGAATGCAACCTCCTCCTTGGGCCTGGTCCTCTCGACGATTTCGACGCTCTCGATGAGGTCTATCCTTATTCCCACGTTGTAGCCGTTGTCGAGCTTAATTGTGAGCGTCTCCCCTGGAGAGAGCTCGTACGGCGGCATTATTATGCCTGTGTACCTTATCCTCCTGTCCCCTTCCCTCTTGACGACCGAGATGCGGTCTCCGAGTGAAAGGTCCTTCTCCTTCATGAAAGTCTCAACTTTTCTCACGTTACCACCCTCCAATCAGTGTTCATGGGAAGCGTTAAAACGTTAGCGGATTTCGATTTTGAAGCGCGGCTCATCTATCCATGACGAGTGGCACCGCGGGCACTTGCTCGGGAGCTTTATCTCCGGCTCGAAGACGAAGCCGCAGTTCCTGCACATGGCCGGCTGTATGAGGAGAACCTTCCCCTCACGCTTGAGCGTTTTCGAGATTACCCTCAGGTCTTCCAGCAGTATCTTTTTGGTGCCTTTTCCCCTCATTTCGAGGACGACGGCGAGTTCGCTGATGCTGTAGTCCCTCCCTTCCAAAAGCTTTATTATTCTCTGCCGCCTCGTCATCATGGTAGTTAGTCCGGGCGAACGTTAAAAAGGTTAGCGGGTGGGGGAGATGATACTCGAAAGGGCCGAGGAGCTCCTGAAGACACAGAAACTGTGCAACCACTGCCTTGGAAGGGCCTTCGCGAAGCTCGGGAAGGGTACCAATGAGGAGAGGGGAAGGGCGATACGGTTCGTCCTCAGCATGGAGGGTAAAGAGTTTGATGAACCAGAAGTTTGTGGGCTCTGCGGTGGGGTTTTTGAGAGACTTGATGAACTTGCCGAAAAATGCACCGAGAAGGCAAGGGATTATGAATTCGAGAGCTTCATGGTCGGCTCAAGCTTTCCGGAGGAGGTGCTTGAGAAGGAGGGGGCCCTTTTCGAAGGACTCCCCTCAGAGCCGATAAACCGCGAGTTCAACAGGGAACTTGGAAAAAGGCTTGAAAGGGCCCTTGGGAAGAGGGCCGAGAGGAAAAACCCCGACCTGACGTTCCTGGTTGAGCCCTACTCCGGGAGGGTGAAAATCCGTACGAGGAGTGTTTACATTTACGGCAGATACCGGAAGCTTGTCCGGGGGATACCCCAAACTCCCCTAAAAGGCTACAAAGAGAGCGTGGCCTCGATGATAACGCGGCCATTTGCAAAGGCTTTCGGTGGAAAGGCTGTCTTCCACGG
It includes:
- the gatE gene encoding Glu-tRNA(Gln) amidotransferase subunit GatE; its protein translation is MTDKFNYEELGLKVGLEIHRQLDTKKLFSPVPSEFSEEVDFTFERRLRPTMSELGEIDPAALEEFKKGKFYVYEGNYELTDLVYMDEEPPRGPDEEALKVTLQIVYLLNAVPVDEVHFMRKIVIDGSNVSGFQRTAIVGMEGKVDTPWGSVGIPTVCLEEDACRIVERGEKKVIYRLDRLGVPLVEIATTPDIHHPEQAKVVAKFIGDALRATRKVKRGLGTIRQDLNVSIRGGARVEIKGVQELDMIPLIIEREVERQLHLLKIRDELRKRGAKPEELKEEFHDVTDIFGNTGSKIIAKAIKNGGKVLAVKLPKFRGLIGKEIQPGRRLGTEMANRAKKYVRGIFHIDELPNYGITELEVNAVIERLGLGEEDAFVLVAAEEETAKNALREVIKRAREAIEGVPEETRRALPDGNTEYMRPLPGKARMYPETDVPSIEITEEFKRNILENLPELPQERVERFVKEYKIDRSLAETLVNDERDELFEELVGKGLKPSLVASILVVVLKGLKKEVPIENITEEHIREAFELYLGGKIAKEAFEEIFKELAVNPTKTAAQVAEEKGLTLLSEEEVERIIDEVIKANIEVIKTKGMGAMGMIMGRAMAKLRGRADGKLVNTLVRKKIQEIAG
- a CDS encoding antitoxin family protein, coding for MMVGIKAIYRNGVFKPLEKVELPEGIEVEVMVRKAGPILRKYSGILKKSDYDWEAEPHDDFLRTNLEVLR
- the gatD gene encoding Glu-tRNA(Gln) amidotransferase subunit GatD; this encodes MKEKDLSLGDRISVVKREGDRRIRYTGIIMPPYELSPGETLTIKLDNGYNVGIRIDLIESVEIVERTRPKEEVAFKEVLPRKEGLPGVTIIGTGGTIASKIDYKTGAVHAAFTAEELARAVPEIFEIANITPKLLMNIMSEDMRPEYWRRIAHEVASALNSGEDGVVIAHGTDTLAYTSAALSFMLRNLTKPVILVGSQRSSDRPSSDSAINLICSVRMATADFGEVAIVMHGETSDTYCLAHRGTKARKMHTSRRDAFRSINDVPIAKIWPNGEIEFLRKDYKKRSDGEVWVDGKMEEKVGLLKVVPGMSAELVDFFVDKGYKGLVIEGTGLGHTPNDVIPAIERATQEGVTVCMTSQCLYGRVNLNVYSTGRKLLKAGVIPCEDMLPETAYVKLMWVLGHTDDPEEVRKMMLTNYAGEITPYTRFDTYLR
- a CDS encoding transcriptional regulator, whose product is MMTRRQRIIKLLEGRDYSISELAVVLEMRGKGTKKILLEDLRVISKTLKREGKVLLIQPAMCRNCGFVFEPEIKLPSKCPRCHSSWIDEPRFKIEIR
- a CDS encoding tRNA pseudouridine(54/55) synthase Pus10, yielding MILERAEELLKTQKLCNHCLGRAFAKLGKGTNEERGRAIRFVLSMEGKEFDEPEVCGLCGGVFERLDELAEKCTEKARDYEFESFMVGSSFPEEVLEKEGALFEGLPSEPINREFNRELGKRLERALGKRAERKNPDLTFLVEPYSGRVKIRTRSVYIYGRYRKLVRGIPQTPLKGYKESVASMITRPFAKAFGGKAVFHGAGREDVDVRMLGSGRPFFVEVKNPRRRRVELEEIAREINASGKAEVFGLRYSSGEEMKGVLSERHDKEYEALVYVPQGTDEGDLRKVLEVLNGAVIHQRTPRRVLKRRSDLTRVRKVYKVSGEVVDGTHLRLRIFCEGGLYIKELISGDGGRTSPSVSEILAKEAVCEALDVINVER